The sequence below is a genomic window from Lelliottia sp. JS-SCA-14.
TTCTTCCAGGTGCAGCTGCCTGACGGAACCTCAGCCTATACCCGCGACGGCTCTTTCCAGGTCGATCAGAATGGTCAGCTGGTGACCTCCAGCGGTTATCAGATCCAGCCTGCGATCACCATTCCGGCGAACACCCTGAGCATTACTATCGGGCGTGATGGCATCGTGAGCGCGACTCAGCAGGGGCAGGCCGCGCCTGTTCAGGTGGGTCAGCTGAACCTGACAACCTTCATGAACGATACCGGTCTGGAAAGTATTGGTGAGAACCTCTACACCGAAACCCAGTCCTCCGGTACCCCGAATGAAAGTACGCCGGGTCTGAATGGCGCAGGTCTGCTGTATCAGGGTTATGTCGAAACCTCTAACGTCAACGTGGCGGAAGAGCTGGTGAACATGATCCAGGTTCAGCGCGCGTATGAAATTAACAGCAAAGCAGTGTCGACGACCGACCAGATGCTGCAAAAACTGACGCAACTTTAAGGTGTAGTCCGGTACGGTTTCCGCCGTACCGGCTCCCTGTTTTCGAAGATGAAGGCAATGCAAAAAAACGCGGTTTTTCGTTATCCAATACTGACTGTCCTGGCCGTTACCCTCAGCGGGTGTGCCTTGATCCCGTCAAAACCTCTGGTAGAGGGTGCGACTACCGCCCAACCCGTTCCCGGCCCGACGCCGGTGGTAAACGGCTCCATTTTCCAGTCAGCGCAGCCGATTAACTACGGTTATCAGCCGCTGTTTGAAGACCGTCGTCCGCGTAACGTGGGCGATACGCTGACCATTGCGCTGCAGGAAAACGTCAGCGCGAGCAAAAGCTCCTCGGCGAACGCCAGCCGCGACGGCAAAACCGACTTCGGCTTTGATACCGTTCCGCGCTATCTGCAGGGCCTGTTTGGCAATGCGCGTGCCGATGTGAACGCTTCTGGCGGCAACAGCTTTAACGGCAAAGGCGGCGCGAACGCCAGCAACACCTTCAGCGGTACGCTGACGGTGACCGTCGACCAGGTTCTGGTGAACGGCAATTTACACGTGGTGGGTGAAAAACAGATCGCCATTAACCAGGGCACTGAATTCATTCGCTTCTCCGGTGTGGTTAACCCTCGCACCATCAGTGGCACCAACACCGTACCGTCCACCCAGGTGGCGGATGCGCGCATTGAGTACGTCGGTAACGGCTACATCAATGAAGCGCAGAATATGGGCTGGCTGCAACGCTTCTTCCTTAATTTATCGCCGATGTAAGCGAGGTGACCCATGTTTAAATCCCTCTTCGCCATGCTGTTGATCCTGGTCGCGACCTGCGCCCAGGCCGACCGCATTCGCGATCTCACCAGTGTACAGGGCGTACGTGAAAACTCATTGATTGGCTATGGCCTCGTGGTCGGCCTGGACGGAACGGGCGACCAGACTACCCAGACGCCGTTTACCACTCAGAGTTTGAACAACATGTTGT
It includes:
- the flgG gene encoding flagellar basal-body rod protein FlgG translates to MISSLWIAKTGLDAQQTNMDVIANNLANVSTNGFKRQRAVFEDLLYQTIRQPGAQSSEQTTLPSGLQIGTGVRPVATERLHSQGNLSQTNNSKDVAIKGQGFFQVQLPDGTSAYTRDGSFQVDQNGQLVTSSGYQIQPAITIPANTLSITIGRDGIVSATQQGQAAPVQVGQLNLTTFMNDTGLESIGENLYTETQSSGTPNESTPGLNGAGLLYQGYVETSNVNVAEELVNMIQVQRAYEINSKAVSTTDQMLQKLTQL
- the flgH gene encoding flagellar basal body L-ring protein FlgH, producing the protein MQKNAVFRYPILTVLAVTLSGCALIPSKPLVEGATTAQPVPGPTPVVNGSIFQSAQPINYGYQPLFEDRRPRNVGDTLTIALQENVSASKSSSANASRDGKTDFGFDTVPRYLQGLFGNARADVNASGGNSFNGKGGANASNTFSGTLTVTVDQVLVNGNLHVVGEKQIAINQGTEFIRFSGVVNPRTISGTNTVPSTQVADARIEYVGNGYINEAQNMGWLQRFFLNLSPM